A window of the Homo sapiens chromosome 18, GRCh38.p14 Primary Assembly genome harbors these coding sequences:
- the AQP4 gene encoding aquaporin-4 isoform delta4 (isoform delta4 is encoded by transcript variant 3): MSDRPTARRWGKCGPLCTRENIMVAFKGVWTQAFWKAVTAEFLAMLIFVLLSLGSTINWGGTEKPLPVDMVLISLCFGLSIATMVQCFGHISGGHINPAVTVAMVCTRKISIAKSVFYIAAQCLGAIIGAGILYLVTPPSVVGGLGVTMVHGNLTAGHGLLVELIITFQLVFTIFASCDSKRTDVTGSIALAIGFSVAIGHLFAIYWVGPIIGAVLAGGLYEYVFCPDVEFKRRFKEAFSKAAQQTKGSYMEVEDNRSQVETDDLILKPGVVHVIDVDRGEEKKGKDQSGEVLSSV; encoded by the exons ATGAGTGACAGACCCACAGCAAGGCGGTGGGG taAGTGTGGACCTTTGTGTACCAGAGAGAACATCATGGTGGCTTTCAAAGGGGTCTGGACTCAAGCTTTCTGGAAAGCAGTCACAGCGGAATTTCTGGCCATGCTTATTTTTGTTCTCCTCAGCCTGGGATCCACCATCAACTGGGGTGGAACAGAAAAGCCTTTACCGGTCGACATGGTTCTCATCTCCCTTTGCTTTGGACTCAGCATTGCAACCATGGTGCAGTGCTTTGGCCATATCAGCGGTGGCCACATCAACCCTGCAGTGACTGTGGCCATGGTGTGCACCAGGAAGATCAGCATCGCCAAGTCTGTCTTCTACATCGCAGCCCAGTGCCTGGGGGCCATCATTGGAGCAGGAATCCTCTATCTGGTCACACCTCCCAGTGTGGTGGGAGGCCTGGGAGTCACCATG gttCATGGAAATCTTACCGCTGGTCATGGTCTCCTGGTTGAGTTGATAATCACATTTCAATTGGTGTTTACTATCTTTGCCAGCTGTGATTCCAAACGGACTGATGTCACTGGCTCAATAGCTTTAGCAATTGGATTTTCTGTTGCAATTGGACATTTATTTGCA ATATATTGGGTTGGGCCCATCATAGGAGCTGTCCTCGCTGGTGGCCTTTATGAGTATGTCTTCTGTCCAGATGTTGAATTCAAACGTCGTTTTAAAGAAGCCTTCAGCAAAGCTGCCCAGCAAACAAAAGGAAGCTACATGGAGGTGGAGGACAACAGGAGTCAGGTAGAGACGGATGACCTGATTCTAAAACCTGGAGTGGTGCATGTGATTGACGTTGACCggggagaggagaagaagggGAAAGACCAATCTGGAGAGGTATTGTCTTCAGTATGA
- the AQP4 gene encoding aquaporin-4 isoform M1 (isoform M1 is encoded by transcript variant 4) yields the protein MSDRPTARRWGKCGPLCTRENIMVAFKGVWTQAFWKAVTAEFLAMLIFVLLSLGSTINWGGTEKPLPVDMVLISLCFGLSIATMVQCFGHISGGHINPAVTVAMVCTRKISIAKSVFYIAAQCLGAIIGAGILYLVTPPSVVGGLGVTMVHGNLTAGHGLLVELIITFQLVFTIFASCDSKRTDVTGSIALAIGFSVAIGHLFAINYTGASMNPARSFGPAVIMGNWENHWIYWVGPIIGAVLAGGLYEYVFCPDVEFKRRFKEAFSKAAQQTKGSYMEVEDNRSQVETDDLILKPGVVHVIDVDRGEEKKGKDQSGEVLSSV from the exons ATGAGTGACAGACCCACAGCAAGGCGGTGGGG taAGTGTGGACCTTTGTGTACCAGAGAGAACATCATGGTGGCTTTCAAAGGGGTCTGGACTCAAGCTTTCTGGAAAGCAGTCACAGCGGAATTTCTGGCCATGCTTATTTTTGTTCTCCTCAGCCTGGGATCCACCATCAACTGGGGTGGAACAGAAAAGCCTTTACCGGTCGACATGGTTCTCATCTCCCTTTGCTTTGGACTCAGCATTGCAACCATGGTGCAGTGCTTTGGCCATATCAGCGGTGGCCACATCAACCCTGCAGTGACTGTGGCCATGGTGTGCACCAGGAAGATCAGCATCGCCAAGTCTGTCTTCTACATCGCAGCCCAGTGCCTGGGGGCCATCATTGGAGCAGGAATCCTCTATCTGGTCACACCTCCCAGTGTGGTGGGAGGCCTGGGAGTCACCATG gttCATGGAAATCTTACCGCTGGTCATGGTCTCCTGGTTGAGTTGATAATCACATTTCAATTGGTGTTTACTATCTTTGCCAGCTGTGATTCCAAACGGACTGATGTCACTGGCTCAATAGCTTTAGCAATTGGATTTTCTGTTGCAATTGGACATTTATTTGCA ATCAATTATACTGGTGCCAGCATGAATCCCGCCCGATCCTTTGGACCTGCAGTTATCATGGGAAATTGGGAAAACCATTGG ATATATTGGGTTGGGCCCATCATAGGAGCTGTCCTCGCTGGTGGCCTTTATGAGTATGTCTTCTGTCCAGATGTTGAATTCAAACGTCGTTTTAAAGAAGCCTTCAGCAAAGCTGCCCAGCAAACAAAAGGAAGCTACATGGAGGTGGAGGACAACAGGAGTCAGGTAGAGACGGATGACCTGATTCTAAAACCTGGAGTGGTGCATGTGATTGACGTTGACCggggagaggagaagaagggGAAAGACCAATCTGGAGAGGTATTGTCTTCAGTATGA
- the AQP4 gene encoding aquaporin-4 isoform X1 produces the protein MFEIKCGPLCTRENIMVAFKGVWTQAFWKAVTAEFLAMLIFVLLSLGSTINWGGTEKPLPVDMVLISLCFGLSIATMVQCFGHISGGHINPAVTVAMVCTRKISIAKSVFYIAAQCLGAIIGAGILYLVTPPSVVGGLGVTMVHGNLTAGHGLLVELIITFQLVFTIFASCDSKRTDVTGSIALAIGFSVAIGHLFAINYTGASMNPARSFGPAVIMGNWENHWIYWVGPIIGAVLAGGLYEYVFCPDVEFKRRFKEAFSKAAQQTKGSYMEVEDNRSQVETDDLILKPGVVHVIDVDRGEEKKGKDQSGEVLSSV, from the exons ATGTTCGAAAT taAGTGTGGACCTTTGTGTACCAGAGAGAACATCATGGTGGCTTTCAAAGGGGTCTGGACTCAAGCTTTCTGGAAAGCAGTCACAGCGGAATTTCTGGCCATGCTTATTTTTGTTCTCCTCAGCCTGGGATCCACCATCAACTGGGGTGGAACAGAAAAGCCTTTACCGGTCGACATGGTTCTCATCTCCCTTTGCTTTGGACTCAGCATTGCAACCATGGTGCAGTGCTTTGGCCATATCAGCGGTGGCCACATCAACCCTGCAGTGACTGTGGCCATGGTGTGCACCAGGAAGATCAGCATCGCCAAGTCTGTCTTCTACATCGCAGCCCAGTGCCTGGGGGCCATCATTGGAGCAGGAATCCTCTATCTGGTCACACCTCCCAGTGTGGTGGGAGGCCTGGGAGTCACCATG gttCATGGAAATCTTACCGCTGGTCATGGTCTCCTGGTTGAGTTGATAATCACATTTCAATTGGTGTTTACTATCTTTGCCAGCTGTGATTCCAAACGGACTGATGTCACTGGCTCAATAGCTTTAGCAATTGGATTTTCTGTTGCAATTGGACATTTATTTGCA ATCAATTATACTGGTGCCAGCATGAATCCCGCCCGATCCTTTGGACCTGCAGTTATCATGGGAAATTGGGAAAACCATTGG ATATATTGGGTTGGGCCCATCATAGGAGCTGTCCTCGCTGGTGGCCTTTATGAGTATGTCTTCTGTCCAGATGTTGAATTCAAACGTCGTTTTAAAGAAGCCTTCAGCAAAGCTGCCCAGCAAACAAAAGGAAGCTACATGGAGGTGGAGGACAACAGGAGTCAGGTAGAGACGGATGACCTGATTCTAAAACCTGGAGTGGTGCATGTGATTGACGTTGACCggggagaggagaagaagggGAAAGACCAATCTGGAGAGGTATTGTCTTCAGTATGA
- the AQP4 gene encoding aquaporin-4 isoform M1x (isoform M1x is encoded by transcript variant 4), with the protein MSDRPTARRWGKCGPLCTRENIMVAFKGVWTQAFWKAVTAEFLAMLIFVLLSLGSTINWGGTEKPLPVDMVLISLCFGLSIATMVQCFGHISGGHINPAVTVAMVCTRKISIAKSVFYIAAQCLGAIIGAGILYLVTPPSVVGGLGVTMVHGNLTAGHGLLVELIITFQLVFTIFASCDSKRTDVTGSIALAIGFSVAIGHLFAINYTGASMNPARSFGPAVIMGNWENHWIYWVGPIIGAVLAGGLYEYVFCPDVEFKRRFKEAFSKAAQQTKGSYMEVEDNRSQVETDDLILKPGVVHVIDVDRGEEKKGKDQSGEVLSSVXLEDRTESRQDSLELSSDFLPPIKETDLL; encoded by the exons ATGAGTGACAGACCCACAGCAAGGCGGTGGGG taAGTGTGGACCTTTGTGTACCAGAGAGAACATCATGGTGGCTTTCAAAGGGGTCTGGACTCAAGCTTTCTGGAAAGCAGTCACAGCGGAATTTCTGGCCATGCTTATTTTTGTTCTCCTCAGCCTGGGATCCACCATCAACTGGGGTGGAACAGAAAAGCCTTTACCGGTCGACATGGTTCTCATCTCCCTTTGCTTTGGACTCAGCATTGCAACCATGGTGCAGTGCTTTGGCCATATCAGCGGTGGCCACATCAACCCTGCAGTGACTGTGGCCATGGTGTGCACCAGGAAGATCAGCATCGCCAAGTCTGTCTTCTACATCGCAGCCCAGTGCCTGGGGGCCATCATTGGAGCAGGAATCCTCTATCTGGTCACACCTCCCAGTGTGGTGGGAGGCCTGGGAGTCACCATG gttCATGGAAATCTTACCGCTGGTCATGGTCTCCTGGTTGAGTTGATAATCACATTTCAATTGGTGTTTACTATCTTTGCCAGCTGTGATTCCAAACGGACTGATGTCACTGGCTCAATAGCTTTAGCAATTGGATTTTCTGTTGCAATTGGACATTTATTTGCA ATCAATTATACTGGTGCCAGCATGAATCCCGCCCGATCCTTTGGACCTGCAGTTATCATGGGAAATTGGGAAAACCATTGG ATATATTGGGTTGGGCCCATCATAGGAGCTGTCCTCGCTGGTGGCCTTTATGAGTATGTCTTCTGTCCAGATGTTGAATTCAAACGTCGTTTTAAAGAAGCCTTCAGCAAAGCTGCCCAGCAAACAAAAGGAAGCTACATGGAGGTGGAGGACAACAGGAGTCAGGTAGAGACGGATGACCTGATTCTAAAACCTGGAGTGGTGCATGTGATTGACGTTGACCggggagaggagaagaagggGAAAGACCAATCTGGAGAGGTATTGTCTTCAGTATGACTAGAAGATCGCACTGAAAGCAGACAAGACTCCTTAGAACTGTCCTCAGATTTCCTTCCACCCATTAAGGAAACAGATTTGTTATAA
- the AQP4 gene encoding aquaporin-4 isoform M23 (isoform M23 is encoded by transcript variant 2): MVAFKGVWTQAFWKAVTAEFLAMLIFVLLSLGSTINWGGTEKPLPVDMVLISLCFGLSIATMVQCFGHISGGHINPAVTVAMVCTRKISIAKSVFYIAAQCLGAIIGAGILYLVTPPSVVGGLGVTMVHGNLTAGHGLLVELIITFQLVFTIFASCDSKRTDVTGSIALAIGFSVAIGHLFAINYTGASMNPARSFGPAVIMGNWENHWIYWVGPIIGAVLAGGLYEYVFCPDVEFKRRFKEAFSKAAQQTKGSYMEVEDNRSQVETDDLILKPGVVHVIDVDRGEEKKGKDQSGEVLSSV, translated from the exons ATGGTGGCTTTCAAAGGGGTCTGGACTCAAGCTTTCTGGAAAGCAGTCACAGCGGAATTTCTGGCCATGCTTATTTTTGTTCTCCTCAGCCTGGGATCCACCATCAACTGGGGTGGAACAGAAAAGCCTTTACCGGTCGACATGGTTCTCATCTCCCTTTGCTTTGGACTCAGCATTGCAACCATGGTGCAGTGCTTTGGCCATATCAGCGGTGGCCACATCAACCCTGCAGTGACTGTGGCCATGGTGTGCACCAGGAAGATCAGCATCGCCAAGTCTGTCTTCTACATCGCAGCCCAGTGCCTGGGGGCCATCATTGGAGCAGGAATCCTCTATCTGGTCACACCTCCCAGTGTGGTGGGAGGCCTGGGAGTCACCATG gttCATGGAAATCTTACCGCTGGTCATGGTCTCCTGGTTGAGTTGATAATCACATTTCAATTGGTGTTTACTATCTTTGCCAGCTGTGATTCCAAACGGACTGATGTCACTGGCTCAATAGCTTTAGCAATTGGATTTTCTGTTGCAATTGGACATTTATTTGCA ATCAATTATACTGGTGCCAGCATGAATCCCGCCCGATCCTTTGGACCTGCAGTTATCATGGGAAATTGGGAAAACCATTGG ATATATTGGGTTGGGCCCATCATAGGAGCTGTCCTCGCTGGTGGCCTTTATGAGTATGTCTTCTGTCCAGATGTTGAATTCAAACGTCGTTTTAAAGAAGCCTTCAGCAAAGCTGCCCAGCAAACAAAAGGAAGCTACATGGAGGTGGAGGACAACAGGAGTCAGGTAGAGACGGATGACCTGATTCTAAAACCTGGAGTGGTGCATGTGATTGACGTTGACCggggagaggagaagaagggGAAAGACCAATCTGGAGAGGTATTGTCTTCAGTATGA
- the AQP4 gene encoding aquaporin-4 isoform M23x (isoform M23x is encoded by transcript variant 2), which yields MVAFKGVWTQAFWKAVTAEFLAMLIFVLLSLGSTINWGGTEKPLPVDMVLISLCFGLSIATMVQCFGHISGGHINPAVTVAMVCTRKISIAKSVFYIAAQCLGAIIGAGILYLVTPPSVVGGLGVTMVHGNLTAGHGLLVELIITFQLVFTIFASCDSKRTDVTGSIALAIGFSVAIGHLFAINYTGASMNPARSFGPAVIMGNWENHWIYWVGPIIGAVLAGGLYEYVFCPDVEFKRRFKEAFSKAAQQTKGSYMEVEDNRSQVETDDLILKPGVVHVIDVDRGEEKKGKDQSGEVLSSVXLEDRTESRQDSLELSSDFLPPIKETDLL from the exons ATGGTGGCTTTCAAAGGGGTCTGGACTCAAGCTTTCTGGAAAGCAGTCACAGCGGAATTTCTGGCCATGCTTATTTTTGTTCTCCTCAGCCTGGGATCCACCATCAACTGGGGTGGAACAGAAAAGCCTTTACCGGTCGACATGGTTCTCATCTCCCTTTGCTTTGGACTCAGCATTGCAACCATGGTGCAGTGCTTTGGCCATATCAGCGGTGGCCACATCAACCCTGCAGTGACTGTGGCCATGGTGTGCACCAGGAAGATCAGCATCGCCAAGTCTGTCTTCTACATCGCAGCCCAGTGCCTGGGGGCCATCATTGGAGCAGGAATCCTCTATCTGGTCACACCTCCCAGTGTGGTGGGAGGCCTGGGAGTCACCATG gttCATGGAAATCTTACCGCTGGTCATGGTCTCCTGGTTGAGTTGATAATCACATTTCAATTGGTGTTTACTATCTTTGCCAGCTGTGATTCCAAACGGACTGATGTCACTGGCTCAATAGCTTTAGCAATTGGATTTTCTGTTGCAATTGGACATTTATTTGCA ATCAATTATACTGGTGCCAGCATGAATCCCGCCCGATCCTTTGGACCTGCAGTTATCATGGGAAATTGGGAAAACCATTGG ATATATTGGGTTGGGCCCATCATAGGAGCTGTCCTCGCTGGTGGCCTTTATGAGTATGTCTTCTGTCCAGATGTTGAATTCAAACGTCGTTTTAAAGAAGCCTTCAGCAAAGCTGCCCAGCAAACAAAAGGAAGCTACATGGAGGTGGAGGACAACAGGAGTCAGGTAGAGACGGATGACCTGATTCTAAAACCTGGAGTGGTGCATGTGATTGACGTTGACCggggagaggagaagaagggGAAAGACCAATCTGGAGAGGTATTGTCTTCAGTATGACTAGAAGATCGCACTGAAAGCAGACAAGACTCCTTAGAACTGTCCTCAGATTTCCTTCCACCCATTAAGGAAACAGATTTGTTATAA